The following is a genomic window from Microvirga ossetica.
ATGGGGCATAAGTTGCGACGGGGAACGTACTCATTCACAAGCTATTTGACTAGATTCGCTTTCGCTATTCGGTGACTAGGGGAAACGGAGATCTGACGCCTCCGCTTCCTCTCTGTCGACGAGCCTTATAGCGCCACCTTCCCCAGTTCGATTCCGATCGTATTGAAGACAAGGGTCAATTTGTCGCCAACTGTTACCAAGACGGTAATGATAACGACCGAGACGAGACCGGCGATGAGGCCGTATTCGATGGCGGTCGCGCCCGATTTGTCTTTCACAAAACGCGTTACAAGAGACTTCATGATGTTTGATCCTTGGATGGAATTGCGCTGCTGGCCCCGCAGCCTCGGCACAAGTCCCA
Proteins encoded in this region:
- a CDS encoding Flp family type IVb pilin, with product MKSLVTRFVKDKSGATAIEYGLIAGLVSVVIITVLVTVGDKLTLVFNTIGIELGKVAL